From the Clostridium sp. Marseille-P299 genome, one window contains:
- a CDS encoding putative DNA modification/repair radical SAM protein, which produces MVIQESMSMEQKLSILADAAKYDVACTSSGVDRGGKEGSIGSAIASGICHTFSADGRCISLLKILFTNECIYDCKYCINRASNDVPRTTFTPEEVCSLTMEFYRRNYIEGLFLSSGILHTPNYTMELIVQTLRMLRTTYNFNGYIHCKAIPGADRDLIELAGWYADRMSVNLELPTAEGLKRLAPHKNRKNILNPIRQIQDGIEESQTALGMMGGNKGAYWHTRRKLEGKSIEAKRAEDHAMYVNQYTPKKTKQEYEDRILPENSDGKLKNTNINDTENKNTNKYEVKNNDIKNGNIKNSNIDYDIKNSDVKNRNINYDTKNSDIKSNSLKHYNTMNGDINDNHSNISQIVTRNSQTGLTRLNQFAGERGFVPAGQSTQMIIGATNESDYEIVSVAEALYQRFDLKRVFYSAFIRVNDDSSLPVLQGGPPLLREHRLYQADWLLRYYGFEAGELLTKERPNFNVFLDPKCNWAIGHLEQFPIEVNKADYYTLLRVPGIGPKSAGRIVGARRTATLKFEDLKKMGVVLKRAIYFITCNGQMMYPTKIEENYITNQLLNVKEKLPRHLIDPGITYEQLSLFDHKNFANFVG; this is translated from the coding sequence ATGGTAATTCAGGAATCCATGAGTATGGAACAAAAACTTTCAATATTAGCAGATGCAGCCAAGTATGATGTCGCTTGTACATCTAGTGGCGTTGATCGTGGAGGAAAAGAAGGTAGCATTGGCAGCGCAATTGCAAGTGGTATTTGTCATACTTTTTCAGCGGATGGAAGATGCATATCATTATTAAAGATACTTTTTACAAATGAATGTATATATGATTGTAAATATTGCATTAATCGAGCTTCCAATGATGTACCAAGGACAACGTTTACACCTGAGGAAGTATGTAGTTTAACGATGGAATTTTATCGTAGAAATTATATAGAAGGACTTTTCTTAAGCTCAGGAATTTTGCACACACCTAACTATACCATGGAGTTGATAGTTCAAACACTCCGTATGCTTCGAACAACGTATAACTTTAATGGATATATCCATTGTAAAGCAATTCCTGGTGCTGATAGGGATTTAATCGAGCTTGCTGGATGGTATGCAGATCGTATGAGTGTAAACTTGGAATTGCCAACAGCGGAAGGCTTGAAGCGTTTAGCACCACATAAAAACAGAAAGAATATATTAAATCCAATTAGACAGATTCAAGATGGAATCGAGGAGAGCCAAACAGCCTTAGGAATGATGGGTGGTAATAAAGGAGCTTACTGGCATACGAGAAGAAAGCTTGAAGGCAAGAGCATCGAGGCTAAAAGAGCAGAAGATCATGCAATGTACGTCAATCAATATACACCCAAAAAGACAAAACAAGAGTATGAAGACCGAATCCTTCCCGAAAATTCTGATGGAAAATTAAAAAATACAAACATTAACGATACAGAAAATAAAAATACGAACAAGTATGAAGTAAAAAATAATGATATAAAAAATGGTAATATAAAAAATAGTAATATAGATTATGATATAAAAAATAGTGATGTAAAGAATAGAAACATAAATTATGATACGAAAAATAGTGATATAAAAAGTAATAGCTTAAAGCATTACAATACAATGAATGGTGATATAAATGATAATCATTCAAATATATCCCAAATAGTAACTAGAAATTCTCAGACAGGGCTTACGAGATTAAATCAATTTGCAGGTGAAAGAGGTTTTGTACCTGCAGGGCAGAGCACTCAGATGATTATAGGAGCAACGAATGAGAGTGATTATGAAATCGTATCTGTTGCAGAAGCTCTTTATCAGCGATTTGATTTAAAGAGAGTATTTTATTCTGCATTTATTCGTGTGAATGATGATAGTTCTCTTCCTGTTTTACAAGGGGGACCACCATTGTTACGTGAACATAGGCTTTATCAAGCGGATTGGTTATTACGTTATTATGGATTTGAAGCAGGAGAGCTATTAACAAAGGAACGACCTAATTTTAATGTATTTTTAGATCCGAAATGCAATTGGGCGATTGGACATTTGGAACAATTTCCGATTGAAGTGAATAAAGCAGATTATTATACATTACTTAGAGTTCCAGGGATTGGACCAAAATCAGCTGGTAGAATTGTTGGTGCTAGACGAACAGCAACTTTAAAATTTGAGGATTTAAAAAAAATGGGAGTTGTGCTTAAACGAGCCATTTACTTTATTACATGCAATGGTCAAATGATGTACCCAACAAAAATAGAAGAAAATTATATTACAAATCAGCTTCTTAACGTGAAAGAAAAATTACCAAGGCATCTAATTGATCCTGGAATCACATACGAGCAATTATCGTTATTTGACCACAAGAATTTTGCTAATTTTGTAGGTTAG